A genomic stretch from Terriglobia bacterium includes:
- a CDS encoding type II secretion system F family protein encodes MAEFLVKMADERGHVLQQVESGVSEQEIRERFVQQGFMVYSVKTRRGLLPVGGGARKKILKADQFVIFNQQFLTLIKAGLPILKSLNILSKRQKNPRFKAILDNVQERVKSGELLSQAFEAQGATSKIYTTTLLAGERSGNLEEVLARYIAFQRITVSFRKKLIASLWYPALLICALTVMLTFLMTYVVPQFADLYSSLNAKLPAITVFMLSVGRGIQNYYYIILAALVGLVVIIALFVRSDKGSKWLDALRYRLPLFGEIWMKYQIAMFSRTLSTLLTGGLPLVPSLETASQSINSFKISSNVGYASNRVREGRSLSFSLEETKFFPDLAIEMIEVGESTGALPAMLNSVSEFYEEDVQNSLSTAMQLVEPVILIFMGITVAVVLLSLYLPIFSLGATAHP; translated from the coding sequence ATGGCTGAATTTCTGGTTAAAATGGCGGACGAGCGCGGCCACGTGCTCCAGCAGGTTGAAAGTGGCGTCTCTGAACAGGAGATTAGGGAGCGCTTTGTCCAGCAGGGCTTCATGGTCTACTCAGTCAAGACCCGGCGTGGACTGCTGCCCGTGGGCGGAGGCGCCCGCAAGAAGATCCTGAAAGCCGATCAGTTTGTCATTTTTAACCAGCAATTTCTAACCCTGATCAAGGCCGGACTGCCAATCCTTAAGTCCCTTAATATCCTGAGCAAGAGGCAAAAGAACCCACGATTTAAGGCCATCCTGGATAATGTCCAGGAACGGGTAAAAAGCGGTGAGCTTCTGTCACAGGCCTTTGAAGCGCAGGGAGCGACCTCAAAGATCTATACGACCACATTGTTGGCGGGCGAACGAAGCGGCAATCTTGAAGAAGTTCTGGCCCGTTATATCGCTTTTCAGCGCATTACTGTCTCTTTCCGCAAGAAATTGATCGCCTCGCTCTGGTATCCAGCGCTCTTGATTTGTGCCTTGACAGTGATGCTGACGTTCCTGATGACTTACGTCGTACCCCAGTTTGCCGATCTTTACAGCTCACTGAACGCCAAGTTGCCGGCAATCACAGTGTTCATGCTGAGCGTTGGACGAGGCATCCAGAATTATTACTACATCATCCTCGCCGCATTGGTGGGATTGGTCGTCATCATTGCGCTTTTCGTCCGCTCAGACAAGGGCTCTAAGTGGCTGGACGCATTGCGCTACCGCTTGCCACTGTTTGGCGAAATCTGGATGAAGTACCAGATTGCCATGTTCTCCAGAACGCTTTCCACCCTGCTGACAGGCGGATTGCCGCTGGTGCCATCGCTGGAAACGGCCAGCCAATCCATCAACAGCTTCAAGATTTCCAGCAACGTGGGCTACGCTTCCAATCGTGTGCGTGAAGGCCGTTCACTGTCTTTCAGCCTGGAAGAGACGAAGTTTTTTCCTGACCTGGCCATTGAGATGATCGAGGTCGGAGAATCCACCGGCGCGCTGCCGGCCATGCTGAACTCAGTGTCAGAGTTCTATGAAGAAGACGTGCAGAATTCCCTTTCCACGGCCATGCAGTTGGTTGAGCCAGTCATTTTAATTTTCATGGGCATTACGGTTGCAGTTGTGCTCCTCTCGCTGTATCTGCCTATCTTTTCATTGGGAGCAACGGCACACCCGTAG
- a CDS encoding outer membrane lipoprotein carrier protein LolA, with amino-acid sequence MKLRHSIPALLLFLLSGLHVQSQTASVGATAHAVDEHYNHLKTFRASFTETYQGDGISRTESGTLWLKKPSRMRWEYHVPREKLFLIDSQTAYFYVTGDRQAKKTPAKNLDDLRSPLRYLLGKTKLEKELEGLSLAPDLTPLQPGDVVMRGIPKIMKDRVSEVVLEISPAHQIHRIVIHGVDSTITDFRFSQIEENMPVQDSLFRFTPPPGVDTIEDSQVIQ; translated from the coding sequence ATGAAATTGCGGCACTCAATCCCGGCATTGCTGCTCTTTCTTCTTAGCGGACTGCATGTGCAAAGCCAGACGGCGAGCGTGGGTGCAACAGCCCATGCCGTGGATGAACATTACAATCACCTGAAAACCTTTAGGGCATCATTTACTGAAACTTATCAGGGTGACGGCATCTCCCGCACGGAAAGCGGCACGCTATGGCTCAAAAAGCCCTCCCGCATGCGCTGGGAATATCATGTGCCCCGGGAAAAGCTGTTTCTCATCGACTCCCAGACGGCGTATTTCTATGTAACTGGGGATCGACAAGCCAAAAAGACGCCAGCCAAAAACCTGGATGACCTCCGTTCACCCTTGCGCTATCTTTTGGGCAAAACCAAGCTGGAAAAGGAGCTGGAAGGCCTCTCTCTGGCCCCAGACCTTACTCCCTTGCAGCCAGGCGACGTCGTCATGCGTGGCATTCCCAAAATCATGAAGGACCGAGTCTCGGAGGTGGTGCTTGAGATTTCTCCTGCCCACCAGATTCACCGCATCGTGATTCACGGGGTTGATAGCACCATCACAGATTTCCGCTTCTCTCAGATCGAGGAAAATATGCCCGTCCAGGACAGCCTTTTTCGGTTCACCCCACCCCCGGGGGTGGATACAATTGAAGACAGTCAGGTAATCCAATAA
- a CDS encoding ABC transporter permease, producing MISRLTAITLNTFREAVRDRVLYNLILFVLLLVASAPLFGQISIGMERLILVNVGLSSISLFGVIIAIFIGIGLVSKEIEKKTLYTILSRPVRRWEFIVGKYLGLIMTLVVNTALMTAGFYIALAITNGLHKTDSLLLVAIYFTVLEFLIVTALTILFSTFSSPIFSAIFAFALFVIGTFAEDLKNFAAISTGAAKLLATAAAYVMPNFASLNVIAQAAHDQGVGGRLILFNTLYAMLYSASAVAAAVLIFERRNLK from the coding sequence ATGATTTCCCGCCTGACTGCCATTACGCTAAATACGTTTCGTGAAGCCGTTCGCGACCGGGTCCTCTATAACCTGATTCTTTTTGTCCTGCTTCTCGTGGCAAGCGCGCCCCTCTTCGGCCAGATCTCCATCGGCATGGAGAGACTGATTTTGGTCAACGTGGGTCTAAGCTCCATTTCCCTGTTTGGAGTAATCATCGCCATTTTTATCGGTATCGGCCTAGTATCGAAGGAGATCGAGAAAAAGACGCTCTATACGATTCTTTCCCGCCCGGTGCGGCGCTGGGAATTCATTGTGGGCAAGTACCTGGGCCTCATCATGACGCTGGTTGTGAATACCGCACTCATGACAGCGGGCTTCTACATTGCCTTGGCGATCACCAACGGTTTGCACAAGACCGATTCCCTGCTTCTGGTAGCTATTTATTTCACGGTTCTTGAGTTCCTGATCGTGACCGCCCTTACGATCCTGTTTTCCACTTTCTCGTCGCCCATATTTTCCGCCATCTTTGCTTTTGCTCTCTTCGTGATTGGGACCTTTGCTGAAGACCTTAAGAATTTCGCCGCGATTTCAACAGGCGCCGCCAAATTACTGGCCACTGCTGCCGCTTATGTCATGCCCAATTTCGCGTCGCTCAACGTGATTGCGCAAGCCGCCCATGACCAGGGCGTCGGCGGGCGTCTTATCTTATTCAACACGCTTTATGCCATGCTTTACTCCGCGTCGGCTGTAGCCGCAGCGGTGCTGATTTTTGAACGGCGTAACTTGAAATGA
- a CDS encoding ABC transporter ATP-binding protein, translated as MFAIEIQGLSKDYAVGFWKKQLRPALKPLNLAVKSGETFGFLGPNGAGKTTTLKLLMSIISPTSGTATILGKSFLDPEVKRRIGFLPEQPYFYDYLSAHELLDYYARLSGVSLETRKQKIDSLLDRVGLGDVGNRQLRKFSKGMLQRVGIAQAIIHDPEVVFLDEPMSGLDPLGRHEVRELIQGLKDEGKTIFFSTHILSDAEALCDRVAVIHKGELRGIGAINEIRTSVAGKSEVIWDGAHALSAVSGSLIESHVTGETVRGIVRSEDVDSLLEQLRRVRARLISVTPLHGTLEEYFLARTAEQEKVIS; from the coding sequence ATGTTTGCCATAGAAATTCAGGGCCTCTCGAAAGACTACGCTGTTGGCTTCTGGAAAAAACAATTGCGGCCCGCGTTGAAGCCGCTCAACCTTGCCGTAAAAAGTGGCGAGACTTTCGGCTTTTTGGGACCTAACGGCGCCGGCAAAACCACGACCCTGAAACTGCTGATGAGTATCATCTCCCCCACGTCTGGTACAGCCACCATTCTGGGCAAAAGCTTCCTGGATCCTGAAGTCAAGCGCCGGATCGGTTTTCTTCCGGAGCAACCCTACTTTTATGATTATCTGAGCGCCCATGAGCTGCTGGATTACTACGCGCGACTCTCCGGAGTCTCTCTGGAAACGCGCAAGCAAAAGATAGACAGCCTTCTGGATCGCGTGGGACTGGGTGATGTGGGCAACCGCCAATTGCGCAAGTTCTCAAAAGGCATGCTGCAGCGCGTAGGCATTGCGCAGGCAATTATTCATGATCCGGAAGTGGTCTTTCTCGATGAGCCCATGTCCGGGCTCGATCCGCTGGGCCGCCATGAAGTACGGGAATTGATTCAAGGCCTGAAGGACGAGGGCAAGACGATTTTCTTCTCCACCCATATCCTTTCCGATGCCGAGGCCCTTTGTGACCGTGTCGCGGTGATCCATAAGGGCGAGTTGCGCGGTATCGGGGCCATCAACGAGATAAGGACCAGCGTCGCTGGCAAGTCCGAGGTCATCTGGGACGGCGCACATGCGCTTTCCGCGGTCTCGGGTTCCCTGATTGAATCGCATGTCACGGGCGAAACCGTACGTGGGATTGTCCGCAGTGAGGATGTTGATTCTCTGCTGGAACAACTACGACGAGTGAGGGCAAGGCTTATTTCCGTTACTCCGTTGCACGGCACCCTGGAAGAATATTTTCTCGCTCGGACGGCGGAACAGGAGAAAGTCATTTCATGA
- a CDS encoding prepilin-type N-terminal cleavage/methylation domain-containing protein, with amino-acid sequence MKDSNGFSLIELLIVVAIILIIAAIAVPNLLRSRMAANQAAAVATLRNINNSQATYISTFSSVGYADTFLKLGPGTPCDSTHACLVDEIIGCAAQPCGKSGYNYFIASTSAAPPIVDYRTTASPISWAGSGLENYCSMNDGVLRKELAPTASLAAVVSVADCSDATKYVAVQ; translated from the coding sequence ATTAAAGACAGCAACGGATTTTCGCTTATCGAGCTCCTGATCGTTGTTGCGATCATTCTGATCATCGCCGCGATCGCTGTTCCCAATCTTCTTCGATCGCGAATGGCGGCCAATCAGGCAGCCGCTGTGGCGACCCTGCGGAACATCAACAACTCACAAGCAACCTACATCTCCACTTTCAGCTCAGTCGGCTATGCGGACACATTTTTAAAATTGGGCCCCGGCACCCCGTGCGATTCCACGCACGCCTGCCTGGTTGATGAGATTATCGGTTGTGCAGCGCAGCCCTGCGGGAAAAGTGGATACAACTATTTCATCGCGTCAACCTCCGCTGCCCCGCCGATTGTTGATTATCGGACAACGGCAAGCCCCATCAGTTGGGCCGGTTCCGGCTTGGAAAATTATTGCAGTATGAATGACGGGGTCCTGCGAAAAGAACTTGCGCCAACTGCCAGCCTTGCAGCCGTCGTTTCCGTGGCTGATTGTTCTGACGCAACCAAATACGTAGCTGTGCAGTAA
- a CDS encoding prepilin-type N-terminal cleavage/methylation domain-containing protein, with protein sequence MRKQKGFSLIELLIVVAIILIIAAIAIPNLLRARISANDSAAAATIRTINTAEVTYSTTYVSAGYADTFTKLGPDAAGCVAPTATNACLVDNVLGCAANNPCPKGGYNYFLTAAVVGPPVADYTTSAGPLGNSTGSRNYCSNPDAVVRFNSSTTVLAAPATLAQCATLGVAPNTTAGQYMALQ encoded by the coding sequence ATGCGCAAACAAAAGGGTTTCTCGCTCATCGAGCTGCTGATCGTGGTTGCGATCATTCTGATCATTGCCGCCATCGCAATTCCTAACCTGCTGCGTGCCCGTATTTCAGCCAATGATTCGGCTGCGGCCGCCACCATCCGCACCATCAACACCGCCGAAGTGACATATTCAACAACCTATGTCTCTGCTGGCTATGCCGACACTTTCACAAAGCTGGGTCCCGACGCCGCAGGCTGCGTAGCCCCAACTGCTACCAACGCTTGCCTGGTCGATAACGTTCTCGGTTGCGCGGCTAACAACCCGTGCCCCAAGGGCGGATACAACTACTTCCTGACAGCCGCTGTTGTTGGACCTCCGGTAGCCGATTACACCACCAGCGCAGGCCCGCTTGGCAACTCAACTGGCAGCAGAAACTACTGCTCCAATCCTGATGCGGTTGTGCGGTTTAACTCGTCAACCACGGTCTTGGCTGCACCTGCAACGTTGGCCCAGTGCGCGACGTTAGGCGTTGCCCCCAACACGACCGCGGGACAGTACATGGCATTGCAGTAA
- a CDS encoding prepilin-type N-terminal cleavage/methylation domain-containing protein yields MRKQKGFSLIELLIVVAIILIIAAIAIPNLLRARISANDSAAAATIRTINTAEVTYSTTYVSAGYANTFTKLGPDAAGCVAPTAANACLVDNVLGCAANNPCPKGGYNYFLTAAVVGPPVADYTTSAGPLGNSTGSRNYCSNPDAVVRFNSSTTVLAAPATLAQCATVGAAPNTTAGQYMALQ; encoded by the coding sequence ATGCGCAAACAAAAGGGTTTTTCATTAATTGAGTTGCTGATCGTGGTTGCGATCATTCTGATCATTGCCGCCATCGCAATTCCGAACCTGCTGCGTGCCCGTATTTCGGCCAATGATTCGGCTGCAGCCGCCACCATCCGCACCATCAACACCGCTGAAGTGACATATTCAACAACCTATGTCTCTGCTGGCTATGCCAATACTTTCACAAAGCTGGGTCCCGACGCCGCAGGCTGCGTAGCCCCAACTGCTGCCAACGCTTGCCTGGTCGATAACGTTCTCGGTTGCGCGGCCAACAACCCGTGCCCCAAGGGCGGATACAATTATTTCCTGACAGCTGCCGTGGTTGGCCCGCCGGTAGCCGATTACACCACCAGCGCAGGCCCTCTTGGCAACTCAACCGGCAGCAGAAACTACTGCTCCAATCCAGACGCGGTTGTCCGCTTCAACTCATCGACCACGGTCCTGGCTGCACCTGCAACATTGGCACAGTGTGCGACAGTCGGCGCTGCTCCCAACACGACCGCGGGACAGTACATGGCATTGCAGTAA
- a CDS encoding single-stranded DNA-binding protein — protein sequence MAKSVNKVILVGNLGKDPEVKFTPSGVPVAKFSLATNERYKDKAGEWQDRTEWHNIVAWQRLAEIVGEYVKKGSKIYIEGRLQTSSWEDKQSGEKKYRTEIVASDLVLLGGRGEGGGDHEGRSSRGAAASFDQRSSHSDEHAPASAEITDEDIPF from the coding sequence ATGGCAAAGAGCGTAAACAAAGTGATTCTGGTCGGAAATCTGGGAAAAGATCCGGAAGTTAAATTCACGCCCAGCGGCGTCCCCGTGGCCAAGTTCAGCCTGGCAACCAATGAACGTTATAAAGACAAAGCCGGCGAATGGCAGGACCGCACGGAATGGCACAACATTGTGGCCTGGCAACGCCTGGCGGAGATCGTGGGCGAGTACGTGAAAAAAGGATCCAAGATCTATATTGAAGGGCGGCTGCAAACATCGAGCTGGGAAGACAAGCAGAGCGGAGAAAAGAAATACCGCACTGAGATAGTTGCCAGCGATCTGGTACTGCTGGGTGGGCGCGGAGAGGGCGGCGGAGACCATGAAGGGCGTTCATCGCGCGGGGCAGCTGCATCATTTGATCAACGCAGCTCGCATTCTGACGAGCACGCCCCGGCGTCCGCTGAGATTACGGATGAAGACATCCCTTTTTAG